A region of Maribacter algicola DNA encodes the following proteins:
- a CDS encoding SufE family protein codes for MQIKEIQEEIIDEFSMFDDWMQRYEYMIELGKSLPLIEETYKTDDNIIKGCQSKVWVHAELKDDKLVFTADSDAIITKGIIAILIRAFSNQKPKDIIEADTEFIDKIGLKEHLSPTRANGLVSMIKQLKLYAVAYQTQIK; via the coding sequence ATGCAAATAAAAGAAATACAGGAAGAAATTATAGACGAGTTCTCCATGTTCGATGATTGGATGCAGCGCTATGAGTATATGATAGAGCTTGGAAAATCATTGCCTTTAATTGAGGAAACCTATAAAACCGATGATAATATCATTAAGGGATGCCAGAGTAAGGTATGGGTGCATGCAGAACTAAAGGATGATAAGTTGGTATTTACCGCAGATAGTGATGCCATTATAACCAAAGGTATTATAGCCATTTTAATACGGGCCTTTAGTAACCAAAAGCCTAAGGATATTATTGAGGCGGATACGGAATTTATAGATAAAATAGGACTTAAGGAACATTTGTCGCCCACAAGGGCCAACGGACTGGTGAGTATGATCAAACAGCTGAAACTTTATGCTGTGGCTTATCAAACCCAAATAAAATAA
- the hflX gene encoding GTPase HflX, with protein sequence MLEKKTTEYEKAVLIGIINKEQNEEKVTEYLDELEFLTYTAGGEVMKRFVQRVDVPNPKTLIGSGKMEEVERFVDENEIGSVIFDDELSPAQQRNIEKQLRCKIIDRTSLILDIFAQRAQTSYARTQVELAQYEYLLPRLTGLWTHLERQKGGIGMRGPGETEIETDRRIVRDRITLLKKKLEKIDRQMETQRGNRGSLVRVALVGYTNVGKSTLMNVISKSDVFAENKLFATLDTTVRKVVLGNLPFLLSDTVGFIRKLPTQLVESFKSTLDEVREADLLLHVVDISHPQFEEHINSVNQILSEIKSSDKKTIMVFNKIDQYKNEVIAEDDLMTEKTSRHFTIEEWKLTWMEKVGDRALFISALNKENLDEFRKRVYNEVRDIHVTRFPYNNFLYPENLDEFQ encoded by the coding sequence ATGTTAGAAAAGAAAACTACAGAATACGAAAAGGCCGTCCTCATTGGAATTATCAATAAGGAACAAAACGAAGAGAAAGTAACAGAATATTTGGATGAATTGGAGTTCCTTACCTATACGGCGGGCGGGGAGGTTATGAAACGTTTTGTACAAAGGGTCGACGTACCCAATCCCAAAACGCTAATTGGTAGTGGTAAAATGGAGGAGGTTGAACGTTTTGTGGACGAAAACGAAATTGGTTCCGTAATATTCGATGATGAACTTAGCCCTGCCCAGCAGCGGAATATAGAAAAACAGTTGCGCTGTAAAATCATTGACCGTACCAGTCTTATCTTGGACATCTTTGCCCAACGTGCCCAGACCAGCTATGCCAGAACACAGGTGGAGCTGGCCCAGTACGAATATTTGTTACCACGTTTAACTGGTTTATGGACACACTTGGAACGGCAAAAAGGAGGTATTGGGATGCGCGGTCCGGGTGAAACGGAAATTGAGACGGATAGACGTATCGTGCGCGACCGTATTACACTGCTTAAGAAAAAGCTTGAGAAGATAGATAGGCAAATGGAGACCCAGCGCGGCAACCGGGGGTCGCTGGTACGGGTTGCCCTTGTTGGTTATACCAACGTTGGGAAATCTACCTTAATGAACGTCATTAGCAAAAGTGATGTTTTTGCGGAGAACAAGCTTTTTGCAACCTTGGATACCACGGTAAGAAAAGTGGTTCTTGGAAACCTCCCCTTTCTTTTAAGCGATACCGTTGGATTTATTAGAAAATTGCCCACCCAATTGGTGGAAAGCTTTAAAAGTACCTTGGACGAGGTTAGGGAGGCGGATCTCCTATTGCATGTAGTGGACATTTCCCATCCCCAATTTGAGGAACACATAAACTCCGTCAATCAGATTCTTTCTGAAATCAAAAGTTCCGACAAAAAGACCATAATGGTATTTAACAAAATCGATCAATATAAAAATGAGGTCATTGCAGAGGATGATCTTATGACGGAAAAAACCTCCAGGCATTTCACCATTGAGGAATGGAAACTAACTTGGATGGAGAAAGTAGGCGATAGAGCCTTATTCATTTCTGCCTTGAACAAAGAAAATCTGGACGAGTTTAGAAAACGGGTATACAATGAGGTCAGGGACATACATGTCACGCGTTTTCCATACAATAATTTCCTGTATCCGGAGAATTTGGACGAATTTCAATAG
- a CDS encoding SUF system Fe-S cluster assembly protein codes for MKEEVVGTDTSDLGEKIVKVLKTIYDPEIPVDIYELGLIYDVLVNEDNEVKILMTLTSPNCPVAETLPVEVEEKVKSLNAIKDAEVEITFDPPWTQDLMSEEAKLELGLL; via the coding sequence ATGAAAGAAGAAGTAGTAGGAACGGATACCTCAGATTTGGGGGAGAAAATCGTAAAGGTGCTTAAAACCATTTACGATCCAGAAATCCCTGTGGATATTTATGAACTTGGACTCATTTACGATGTTTTGGTCAATGAGGACAACGAGGTAAAAATTTTGATGACCCTAACGTCTCCCAATTGTCCGGTTGCGGAAACACTTCCGGTAGAGGTTGAGGAAAAGGTGAAATCCTTAAATGCCATCAAGGATGCGGAAGTGGAGATTACTTTTGATCCACCTTGGACGCAGGATTTGATGAGTGAAGAGGCCAAATTGGAACTGGGACTTTTATAA
- a CDS encoding aminotransferase class V-fold PLP-dependent enzyme, with protein MLDINKIREDFPILKRKVNGQPLVYLDNAATSQTPKQVIGAIVDYYENYNANIHRGVHTLSQEATDKYEQARIKIQRHFNAANPYEIIFTSGTTHSINLVANGFSSILKRGDEVLVSAMEHHSNIVPWQMLCERTGAVLKVIPMNQEGELLMDVYDELLSKKTKLVFCNHISNALGTINPIEEIIEKAHNLGAAVLIDGAQAAPHIVADLQALDVDFYTCSAHKVCGPTGVGMLYGKEKWLKKLPPYQGGGEMIAEVTFEKTTYADLPHKFEAGTPNICGGIAFGAALDYMNSIGFEEIAKYEHELLLYATQELLKIDGLKIYGTAKNKTSVISFNIDGIHPYDIGTILDKLGIAVRTGHHCAQPIMDFYKIPGTVRASFSFYNTNKEVDVLVEGVRRARNMLL; from the coding sequence ATGCTAGATATTAATAAGATACGCGAAGATTTTCCAATACTTAAAAGAAAGGTCAATGGCCAGCCTCTAGTGTACTTGGACAATGCCGCAACTTCACAAACACCAAAACAGGTCATTGGAGCCATCGTAGATTATTATGAAAACTACAATGCCAACATCCACAGAGGCGTTCACACCCTTTCACAGGAGGCAACGGACAAGTACGAGCAGGCCAGGATAAAAATCCAGAGGCATTTTAATGCGGCCAATCCCTATGAAATAATTTTTACGTCGGGAACGACCCATAGCATCAATTTGGTAGCCAATGGTTTTTCATCCATTCTTAAAAGGGGTGATGAGGTTTTGGTGTCCGCTATGGAGCATCATTCCAATATTGTACCATGGCAAATGCTATGTGAGCGCACAGGTGCTGTTTTAAAGGTTATCCCCATGAACCAAGAAGGGGAATTGTTGATGGATGTGTACGATGAATTATTGTCCAAAAAAACGAAACTGGTATTCTGTAATCATATCTCCAATGCCTTGGGAACAATTAATCCTATTGAGGAAATAATAGAAAAGGCACATAATCTAGGCGCTGCGGTTTTAATAGATGGTGCACAGGCGGCTCCCCATATTGTAGCGGATTTACAGGCCTTGGATGTCGATTTCTACACCTGTTCCGCACATAAAGTATGTGGTCCCACAGGAGTAGGTATGCTCTATGGCAAGGAAAAATGGTTAAAAAAACTACCCCCCTATCAAGGTGGTGGGGAAATGATCGCCGAAGTTACCTTTGAAAAAACGACCTATGCAGACCTGCCGCATAAGTTTGAGGCCGGAACCCCAAATATTTGTGGAGGTATTGCTTTTGGTGCAGCATTGGATTACATGAATAGCATTGGTTTTGAAGAAATTGCCAAATACGAGCACGAATTGCTGCTCTACGCTACCCAAGAATTGTTAAAGATAGACGGCCTCAAAATTTACGGTACTGCTAAAAATAAAACTTCGGTTATTTCCTTTAATATTGATGGTATTCATCCTTATGATATAGGCACCATTTTGGATAAATTGGGCATCGCCGTGCGAACCGGGCATCATTGTGCCCAACCTATCATGGATTTTTATAAAATCCCGGGTACGGTAAGGGCCAGCTTTAGTTTTTATAATACCAATAAAGAAGTGGATGTCTTGGTCGAGGGAGTACGAAGGGCTCGAAACATGCTCTTGTAA
- a CDS encoding DUF2480 family protein codes for MAEEIVNRVAQSKLVTFNLEDHYPAGERKLLDIKDWLYEGIILREKEFRTTLEEYDWSQYQDCYVALTCSSDAIVPGWAFMLITTKLQPIAKRIVQGSMEDLETALYYDVINTLDFSLYQDKLIIVKGCSKRPVPPNAYIFLTQKLQKVAKSIMYGEACSSVPLFKRK; via the coding sequence ATGGCGGAGGAAATTGTAAATAGGGTCGCCCAAAGCAAACTGGTTACGTTCAACCTAGAAGACCATTACCCTGCCGGTGAACGGAAACTATTGGATATAAAGGACTGGTTGTATGAGGGTATTATTCTGAGGGAAAAAGAGTTCAGGACAACTCTGGAGGAATACGATTGGAGCCAATACCAGGACTGCTATGTGGCGCTAACGTGTTCCAGTGACGCCATTGTGCCCGGATGGGCATTTATGTTGATCACAACTAAATTACAACCAATCGCCAAAAGAATTGTACAAGGTTCAATGGAGGATTTGGAGACCGCGCTTTACTACGATGTCATCAATACCTTGGACTTCTCCCTATATCAAGATAAACTCATAATTGTAAAAGGGTGTAGCAAAAGACCGGTACCTCCGAACGCCTACATCTTTTTGACACAAAAGCTGCAGAAAGTGGCCAAGTCCATTATGTACGGGGAGGCCTGTTCTTCGGTTCCCCTTTTCAAGCGTAAATAA
- a CDS encoding DUF3078 domain-containing protein, with translation MKNIFLVTFLLLGCAFGFAQTEEELKSEMGPKKDSIAAIQARVDAIQAKIDALPGWKKGAFGTIGANLTNFNNWYAQGSPNNSSGNIGVTVNGFANLQEEKFFWRNAMNVNLAWVKFDDKDDPDDDDSFRQASDVFTISSLYGQKLSEKFAISGLGEYRTTILSNFNDPGYLDLGVGATWTPITDLVVVIHPLNYNFVFSKNDAVFESSLGAKIVADYTRKIGAVNFKTNLSMFQSYKSGDLSNYTWINSFGYTLWNGIGLGFEFGLRNNKQEALNYALNGPNPVANATFDNIENDLQTYVLFGLNYAF, from the coding sequence ATGAAAAACATTTTCTTAGTTACTTTTCTTCTCTTGGGTTGTGCGTTTGGTTTTGCCCAAACGGAAGAGGAATTAAAATCTGAAATGGGTCCAAAGAAGGATTCTATTGCAGCAATTCAGGCCCGGGTAGATGCCATTCAGGCCAAAATCGATGCGCTTCCAGGATGGAAGAAGGGCGCTTTTGGTACCATAGGTGCCAATTTGACCAACTTTAACAATTGGTATGCCCAAGGTTCACCAAACAACTCTTCAGGAAACATTGGCGTTACCGTAAACGGATTCGCTAATCTACAAGAGGAAAAATTCTTTTGGAGAAATGCCATGAACGTTAATCTTGCATGGGTGAAATTCGATGACAAGGATGACCCTGATGATGATGATAGCTTTAGACAGGCATCGGACGTATTTACAATTTCTTCATTGTACGGTCAAAAACTCAGTGAAAAGTTCGCCATATCAGGATTGGGCGAATATAGAACTACTATTTTAAGCAATTTCAATGACCCTGGATATTTGGATTTGGGTGTGGGAGCTACTTGGACCCCTATTACGGATTTGGTAGTGGTCATCCATCCGTTGAACTACAACTTTGTTTTTAGCAAGAACGACGCTGTTTTTGAGTCTTCTTTGGGAGCCAAGATTGTTGCCGACTATACTAGAAAAATTGGTGCCGTCAACTTTAAGACCAACCTATCAATGTTCCAAAGTTATAAGAGCGGTGATCTTTCCAACTATACTTGGATCAACTCTTTTGGTTACACGCTTTGGAACGGTATTGGACTTGGTTTTGAGTTTGGACTAAGGAACAACAAACAAGAGGCCTTAAATTATGCTTTGAACGGCCCAAACCCTGTTGCAAATGCTACTTTTGATAATATTGAGAATGACCTACAGACCTACGTCCTGTTTGGGTTAAATTATGCGTTTTAA